A stretch of the Gossypium hirsutum isolate 1008001.06 chromosome D07, Gossypium_hirsutum_v2.1, whole genome shotgun sequence genome encodes the following:
- the LOC107958617 gene encoding diphosphomevalonate decarboxylase MVD1, peroxisomal, whose translation MNVSEDESQLSAIARQGLGSACRSLFGGFVKWIMGKEDDGSDSLAVQLVDEKHWEDLFIIIVLERCRGIELQSFWVCVHAIFGHDTQANLEMSFGCSQTMTLGRD comes from the exons ATGAATGTCAGTGAAGATGAGAGTCAACTTTCTGCTATAGCTAG gcAAGGTTTAGGTAGTGCTTGTCGGAGTTTGTTTGGTGGATTCGTTAAGTGGATTATGGGAAAA GAGGATGATGGAAGTGATAGTCTTGCAGTTCAACTAGTAGATGAAAAACACTGGGAAGATCTCTTCATCATTATTGTTTTG GAGAGGTGCAGAGGGATAGAGTTGCAAAGCTTTTGGGTTTGCGTGCATGCAATTTTCGGCCATGACACTCAAGCAAACTTGGAAATGAGTTTTGGGTGTTCACAAACTATGACCCTGGGGAGAGATTAG